In the Uranotaenia lowii strain MFRU-FL chromosome 1, ASM2978415v1, whole genome shotgun sequence genome, ATGTTGCTATCGAGCGTACACACGTGTACAACCGGTTCTTGTTGAGTTTGCTCACTTGCCTGCCTGTGGTACCGTTACTTCAACCAACCTGGTGTGGCTCTGGCTACCATTCAGGGTTACCGAAGATCGGTTCGTTtgtttgtgtatgtgtgtgtatatTCCCACAAGAACCGATCACTAGCACAGTGAAGAACACGATCGGTCGGGGTCGGTTTCGATCGGGACTCTGGCATCTGGAAAAGGTGTTCACTGTTCAACAACGGCTTGATTGTTATTTGGACTGGGCTATTCGGATCTCTAACCCGGTTCAGTGTATTGGTGGTAAACGATCGTTGTGTTAGTTTTTTGTTGTGCTGATTTTTCTGACGAAACACAGCAAAGCAAATCGACGAAATAAATCGAACAAAACGAAGAACCGAAAACATTCAGCCAACAGAATTCAGCCCGTCGTAAAACTCGGATCTGTATTTGGATTGGTGTGATTGTTATTTTCCCGAGGTATCGAAAAGATCAACTTCTGCAAAAATTTCGATACATGAGATATAACGAAATAAAATGCTTTTACTCTAAGAAAATGATCTTAAAGTGAAATATTTGCAGTGCAATagaagaaaaatcaaacgattgcACAGCAATCGTTAAAATTGTGCATATAAAGCTATGTGTCTGTAAAAATAGGAAGAATTataagaaaaatgataaattgaaggtaaaaaaatcattacccAAAAAGTAAGTGTGTGAGTTCCAAGCCAGAAAGGAAATTCTCCAGCCCATCTTACCTTCgattaaaatataaaagaaaaaaaaaacgaaacgaaacgaagaAACATCGACGGCTAGTTTGTGTTGTATTTAAACAAGGAAACCCGAGAAGAGAAGGAACGAAGCGAAACGAAAACCCGTCTAGAATCCTACAGGTGTGTGTTACCATTTGGTATCGTATCGTCGtaagttgttaattttttttttactcaaggTGTAAACGAATGGATGAATGCATGGCCTGTCTGTGTATGCATATGTATGTGGGAACGCGCCTTTTTCTTAGCGATTTTCTTTTTGCTGATGAGAACTTCGTTGTCAGACTCGAATGTGGAACATTTTTTCCAGGACTTACAACTCCGTATGTCATCACTGAAATGGCTGCAATTAATATACAACAGGTTCAGAATTCCAACCAAGAAATggaaattaaattcatttttaagactCAAAACACAGGACATCATCTACATGTTGATATGGATACAAAATGactcaaataaataattcaaaactgaaACTAACTTagggataccaaattttgccatCATAATAATAcatattattattttgtgtcattttaggtCTTCTTAGAAAGTAACCAAGGTTGTTGTACCCCAGGGAAGCATTTTAggaactttatttttcattttatacatTAACGCCATGAAAAGAATTCTTAAACACTGTGAGATAAACTTATCTGCCGACGATACTGTGATATGTCTTGCTTGTGATAATGTTGATGCTGCTGTTGAAAACTGAACTGTAATCTTAGCAACTTAAGCAAATGGCtggattttaaaatgttgaaactcAATGTCTCGAAAACGAAATGTGTGATCGTCTCCAACAAGCCTTCTAAACTGTGATATTATCGATGTATGTATCGATGGTGAACGTCTGGAAATAGTCAAAGAAATCAAGTATCCTGGTGTCATCATTGACGAAAGATAGAATTTTAAAAGCCACATCAACTATTCTGTTaagaaaattgccaaaaaaatcgGAGTTTTACGTCGTCTTCGTTAAgatttgtcacatttgtctTTACCCATGGACATtaagatagaaaaaaacttgactagttttaaaaataaaacaaattacgaAAGCTACGCGATCTGGGGCGTGGAAAAATCCTGAAAATGGATGGACTCATGTGTGTGTGGGAAGGGGTTTTACCCTAAAATATCCCATTTCTCAGATGGTTTCTGTTCAAAAGTTGAATATAACAAACAGCAAaacacaaggaaaaaaaataaaaaggcaaTGATGGACGTACATGGGAATAACATTcagaaaaatcaagcaaattaatagatcaaaaagtcaaagagacatctttgaaaatgtttcataagaaaatcatcatcaacttcatcatcatcatttatgtaaaattttgaaatgtttgtgttattttttaaattcttgtaactgtacaattttatttttgtttttcaaactattGCAATGCATCAACGTAAATTGACAGTCATAAAgcctaaaaaaatcttcaaatattttcatctcatTTCTTACGCCATTCAAaccaataaaacttttaaaaatatttttgggtgTAAATTTATTAGTTAAGCCCCATTTACACTTCACGTgaaaatgaacttgaaaatgGTTGAAAGATAAAATTCCAGTCGGGcttgtttctttgaaaaacttgatAGAACTGATTTTATGACGATTCCCCCGCCGAGGAAACTTCCGTGGTGTAAACCGGgggatttgaaataaaaacagttaaaaaaggTTATAAGGggcaagttttaaagtattaAACCACTGTGCTTCGATGGAatctgagttaaaaaaaaaagaggaacattgtttaaaaattcctatctagtttttttttgtaagcacGCGTTCTTTAAACAGTACAATTTCGTGTAGAAGGGATGTATACCAGCAGaaggttttagaaaaaaaaaattaaatccccAACCTCAAGGGAATCACCTAGGCCCATTATTTTTCAATCTATTCATTTAGGAGTTGAAGCATAATCTGGTTTGCAGTTAATGTCTCATTCTCCGTTCTTCAGGACTTTTGTCTGggtctcgattttttttcaaaaatactgaagggggaaataaatctcgcgtgagctttcattacgtcgaatgaaacaaaatttgaaaaactgagatattcactaaaaaagcttcattataacattatctacctatgtgattgataaaacaatcaatttcaacccttttaatatataaaatttaagactttcaaaatgacgaatgaaacaaaaccttgattgccaatttcaatgttgcttacgTCCCTTCTTCCAAACGGCGAATGTGCAGAGGAAGAAAAACCTAGCACTTTTGCTATGGATTCCATGANNNNNNNNNNNNNNNNNNNNNNNNNNNNNNNNNNNNNNNNNNNNNNNNNNNNNNNNNNNNNNNNNNNNNNNNNNNNNNNNNNNNNNNNNNNNNNNNNNNNNNNNNNNNNNNNNNNNNNNNNNNNNNNNNNNNNNNNNNNNNNNNNNNNNNNNNNNNNNNNNNNNNNNNNNNNNNNNNNNNNNNNNNNNNNNNNNNNNNNNNNNNNNNNNNNNNNNNNNNNNNNNNNNNNNNNNNNNNNNNNNNNNNNNNNNNNNNNNNNNNNNNNNNNNNNNNNNNNNNNNNNNNNNNNNNNNNNNNNNNNNNNNNNNNNNNNNNNNNNNNNNNNNNNNNNNNNNNNNNNNNNNNNNNNNNNNNNNNNNNNNNNNNNNNNNNNNNNNNNNNNNNNNNNNNNNNNNNNNNNNNNNNNNNNNNNNNNNNNNNNNNNNNNNNNNNNNNNNNNNNNNNNNNNNNNNNNNNNNNNNNNNNNNNNNNNNNNNNNNNNNNNNNNNNNNNNNNNNNNNGCAAACAAGTGTACACACGTAGAGGTTATCAGAATATCAACCTAgcaatgaatattatttcagattcttcttttcaagcgttcttaaatcgatactcaagcaggctttcgaacgctgtaaaataatgcagcaaggaaaagaaaccgaacagcagcagtagcagcaaaccTAACAACTAACTGCATCAGGCTGAGCGGcagcagcctgctgctgttagtcacCCAATCACCCGATTCACACTTTTAACACGCATTCACTTATAAATTTACCGCTGCACTCGACAACTCAATAAGTTAACATTCactatgccgagaaaattgaaaatttaccggtaattgcctcagaaacatttgggcgtaagtgcaagttgaacgaatcaaaggacgaatgagacaaatttcccctccagctgGTCGGCAACAGAAAACTGATCAGCAGCAGCGAGCTGGTTTGACCGATCGGCGATGGCGCACCCGATTCACACATTTCATTATGCATTTACTCACCAATTTACCGCTACACTAGATATTTCACTTATTAAACAGCCATTACGCcgagaaaatagaaaattttccatagtatttgcatcagaaacatttgggcgtaagtgcaagttgaacgaatcaaaggacgaaagaaaagagacgaatgaaacaaatttcccctccaaacgacgaatgtgttcagacgtatgaacgatttatgttttaatatgtcgtatgttcctatatgattaaaaaatagctctaaaaattgcaaaaaaataaattcataatgtggaatatctgacacaattagtttccatgaatattgcatattttttgaagggttatcggcgaaggaatgaaaataggatttgaaaaacactcttcaaatttcagaaccgattttctcggttcggtgtttctgtttcattcgacgtaatgaaagctcacgcgagaaataaaGATTAAggaattttactgaaaaaaaattgcaacaccAAAtgtcaaactgtagaagataagaattttatcaccttttgtaatcgagatttttcatattttcgatctaaaataattcgatttttcggtttcaAGTTTGTTCCGGTCTTATTGCAGACTTTCAACCATTTGGgttcattaaaataaatctatTCAAAGATAAGATGTTTGAATGTAAATACTAATGTTGATATATCTTCTTTTATCTTTCCAGATACCTGTTGCGGGCTCGTGTAACCTAATTATCGCCACGGAGAATGTTTGCCGAAACTTAACAACGCGCTGTAGTTTAGAGGTGTCTCGATTAGGAGTGTAAACAAGTGGAACAACCAAATTACGGTCGGGTTATCATACTAGAGAGGGCACTATTGGGCAATATTGGGCAACCGCAACAACAATACTTGCTGGCGACAAGCTtgggagaaaaataaatatttaaaggaaAGCTGTGTGCTGCAagaaaatttctggaaaaaagAGTTCTTCAATACCAGATCTAGGCTGCTGTTGTGCAATAAAGTGGGTGCAGTGGGAAGTGTCTGTGTGTCTGTGTCTACGCGATTGCTCTTATCAGAGTGCTATCAGAATAAAAATACATAACCTCGCTGCCGCGAGTGTAAATAGATAAGGGGTCCACCTAGCTGGAGCAGAGATAACGGTTTTTCTAGTGCGCTTCTCATACGCATTTGtaagttgtttgaaaaaaaaggggtGCTACAGTTAAGGTTGAATAAAAGTTATATGATGAATGTGGTGCTGCAAATGTCCAGCCCCAAGTATTGAATTGCCGTAATGGAAGCTGCCGAACGGCTAGATCAGCTAACGACAACGACGTCTACGGGAGCAGTGATCCGGAAGAAGCGACAATTTATGGCGACGCGGTCCTATTCTAGGCTCGATGATGAAGTGTtgtccagcagcagcagccaatgCAGTCCGATCTGTATGAGTATCGCAGATGATGAGCGTTGCTGCAGCGTTGCTCCGATGAAGATGCGTGCCAAACAGAATGATAATGTTATGAATAGTAATAATCAACGGCGACCAAAAGCGTTGGTGATGGCGGCTTCGCGATGTTGTTCTAGATCGGCCGGGTCAAGATTGGGCCATCGCTTATCAACGGTCTGGAGAGCTGCGGTCACGATGCTGACAATGTTGGCACTACTCCATGGAACGCGTCCATCGCCAGTTGATGCAGGTTAGTTGCGAGGGACTTTTTACCACCTACCCCACAATACAAACACTATTCAAGAGAACGATGATGTCATTAATCGATTAGCGCTGATTTATTGTTGTTTATTGATTTATGGGCGGATAAAAAGTCGTTAAAAGGCTCCTGACTGCTCTGCCTGCAGCAGGACTGATTTATAATTTGCGAAACGAAACACACTCGGGGGAACACTCGAAGCTTGGAACTGCTTCATTAGGAGGAAAATGAGTCTACACGGTAGTTCTTGGTTTAAGAGATTCGTCAAACTCCAGAAATTCGattcagttttttatttattttggataTAAACAACGagttaaattcttaattcttaacaTGTCTCTAAAAGGATTTAAGACAACAAGAAAACGGGCCTTAGTATTCTCAATCTGGTCAATTATAAGATTGTTTTCGTTTCTTCATTCAGCATATTTCTGtgcaatttttacaacattttggCATCTGGTAACACTAAgctaatttttgtaaaagattGAAAAGTCAGCGTAGATCAATTTATCAGAACATTTCAAGACACTTAAACCAAACAGTCTGtttaagccaccgcacgcttcggaaaatggagttatggttgttcttaccctcaattcccctacttttttcaattatttcagaaaaagcatgttcggacttgaaaattttgaaccgaaTAGGATGTATCtcgtgtaattttttccgagaaatctcCATTTTCCGGAGCGTGCGGTGGcccaaacagccttcattgaatttctcggaagctaatttttgtaaaagattGAAAAGTAGATCAGGGTAGATCAATTAATCAGAACATTTCAAGACACTTAAACCAAACATTATCTCCTTAGAACAATAATTCTGCGCTGTATAATAGCGTGGCAGCcatgtcgaatttcgcaaaccgaccgtatacattagactgagtcgatttggggtcatttttgaatttttcaagccATGGTgtcttaaaagtttcgttttggttcaaaactcattcatgatttttttttgcagaatttttaagtaacgtttacatgagtaaatttgaacttttaggtttgtttgGTAAAATTGAATAGCTTGcacagaaaaatcaacacatttttttttcttctgtggaaccgaatcTGTCTACcgttttttgccaatttataaattctctgtaGCAAATTTTCCTCTGAAATACTTTACCGAAGaccttaacttcgtatcttattgggcaaaaaagttatcagctgtttaacaggggtatgtctttcgatattgaaaaacaataaatacaattgacatcactgcttgtgtctcgtgaagtattgcatgaaaagaagaattttaattttattgccaAATGACTtcgaaatgcataaaacgtcgagatTTGGTGTTGTCTTAAAAATAATTggccaaaaatcgattttccaTGACTTAACCGTTTTCCgtaattttgcacaggtcagttttcgGGCCGATCGACGAACTGTATACggttggttttaaaaaatcgatcatgaaatttttcccatacctATTCTCtaattctaagcttaatttgggatcaaaactttagaatgcattttctggcttttagaagcgttttttcacaattctgagcttaatttgggatcaaaattttaaaatgctttttctggcttttagaagcgtttttttcgcaattctgagcttaatttgggatcacaactttaaaatgcattttctggctttagaggcgttttttttgagattctcagcttaattttgtatcaaaactttaaaatgcattttctggcctttggaagcgttttttcgccattctgagcttaatctgggatcataactttaatatgcattttctggcttttagaagcgttttttcgagattctgagcttaatttgggatcaaagctttaaaatgcattttcaggcttttagaagcgttttttcgcaattctgagcttaatttgggatcaaagctttaaaaggcattttctggcttttagaagagttttttcacaattctgaggttaatttgggatcaaagctttaaaatgcaTTCATTGCTACCCTACTGTACAAttactttgacaatttttccaggttcttctgagaaaaaaagacAATTTATTTGGagggttgtattttttttcgtctccatttaaatttcgatgattttgatttgtttcatAAAGGTGTGTATTTAGCTTCTGAAATTATGTAGATAatccttttttctgttttttttctctgaatttagtaatttatgaaatatttacaTATGCAATTTTAGTACAGTTCCCGATTTTGCCACACGCccaaaaatcgaatgttgccaaagtCGAACGggtttattctcaatttttttctcaatttttttctcacttatcacaaaaaagtattatttataacatttacatacattttagtctattttttaccatttttattatttttttttattctcaccATGTTTTTGTGCATTTACGACTTTTTTTGTTTGGTATatagtgtttgtttttttgtcatatttgctattttagtcattcttcacaatttttagttttttttgtcgttttaagtcttttattaatatttgtttttttaattttatgaaatttccatcatttttttatttttgagtactttataattgttttttaaattttaatttttgtagttgcattttatcaaaatttaagaacGTAAAAGcatatttatggtgtttgtctaaattatactTCTCCTGTTATAGCGCAAACTATAAGGTAATGTCGTGTCAAAAACCCGTTTGATTTTGctacatgtgccaaaatcggatgtttctaaaatcgaatgttgcctaaAACGAACAGGATCTACAattctttttattgaaattattttttttttgttcaagacACACAGTTTCACATAACTGTTTTAAATTGGAGATGTTtagtttcaatattttcttaaattttctttcgtttttcttaattttattgatttatgtttGTTTAACTTTTGACCTGACTTTTTTTTGGTTAGATCAAAGTCAAATATATATGTCAATCGTTTTTCATATAAGgaccttttttaattttgtttttccatttcgtttatttgaaacggttcaattttttttaacttttgttaatttttcattcgttgtaattttcaatttataaattctgttaTTCGTTTTGCAACTTTGCAAAGTTTCATCTCTgatttctaatagaaaatgtttttcaagtatGTAGGTACATTTCAGTATTCCATCAGTttagttttgtatttttcaaagctGATTTGAGATTTCAATTGGATGAATCTActatattcaaaaacaaaagtctCAAAACGACCGGATTCAAATTCTCAGGACCAAGCTAAAGAAGTTCATTTGAGTTACATCAAATgtgaattggaaaaatggaaTCGAATTTTCTGAAAAGAACTGCACGAAAATCTCAAACAAATcttcaactgtttaaaaataatgaaaagtcGGAAATCAATGTTCAGAAATCGAGGAAAAATGACCTTAATGAGTTAAATTcctatagaaaaaataaaaaagtttagaagtaaaattagttttgaattttaaattaggaataagcaataaggaataaggaattTGTAATTGGAAATGAGAAATTATTTATGAATGGAACGAttgttttggttgattttttaaaggatttttacGGCTATCAGTctcgaatttttaagtaaaaacgactgttttttactccaacgtttcgatccttattggatcttcatcaggggccaaaatttattgctaatttAGTGAAAATCGACTTTGAATTTTGTTGGTGCTTACCGAtaaagtgtcgttttcttgttAAGTTTGATTCGGTATCGGTAAGCACcaacaaaattcaaagtcaattttcactaaattagcaataaattttAGCCCCTGATGAAggaagatccaataaggatcaaaacgttggagtaaaaaacagtcgatttcacttaaaaatccgagaCTGATAACCGttaaaaatccttgaaaaagAATTAGGAATTAGGAATTAGGAGTTAGGAAGCAGGTATTAGGTTTTAGGAATTAAGAATCAAGAATTAGGAATTAGGAATTAGGAATTGGGTGTTAGGAAGTATGGATTAGGAATTAGAAATTAAGAATTATTAGGATGAATTAGGAATTAGGAATTAGAAATTAAGAATTAGGAATTAGAAATTAGGAATGAGGaagtatgaattttgaattaggAGTTAGGAATTAGGAACTAGGAATTAGGAATTAGAAACTATGAATAAGGAATTAGGAAGTAGGAATAAGgaataagaaattaggaattaGGAATTAGGAATTAGAAATTAGGAATAAGGAATTAGAAATTAAGCATTAGGAAGTAGGAATTAGGAAGTAGGAATTAGGGATTaggaatttataatttttgattttgaagtttGACCTAGAATgagtattgaaaatttgtatttattaCACTCAGAGATATCTTGGTGTTTGATCCAAagcaaaaatgaatttgattcaaaaataattctattttgaaaaactcctttttatttgaaacaatatgTTATAAGTTTGATTCTAAAGAGAagagaagttttataaaaaacgatttattttttgaactaaaaaaaactgaatcaaagaacttgtttcaatttcaagagtgatacattttttgaagtaaagaaaaaaacatcagtAACATAGGAATTTTGATTTGTCCCTGAATAAAAGAAATTTCCTTTGTTTGGCaactaaacaaagaaaaattcgTTTTTCGTTAAACAATTCTTCGCTGTgtgtatttgttttaattttatttttgtttgatcttcaaatttttttttgggttttcgattttcttaccatttttttatagttttattgtAAATAATCTGTTATTTTACGCTTTTTAttatagattttttgtttttcatctttatCGCAGTTTTGTAgaaatgtaataaatatttcGCGAAATATCCTGAAATTTGAAGCGTCAAAAGGAATGTCAACTTCATGTTAATTTTTCTTactacattttgtttttttccccattttgatgaggtttttttcgaattcaccTACTTAATCTTTTGgagattttcatgtttttgttggTTGTTTTATTGTTTCTGCAATTGTTATTTTTAGATGTTTGATTGTtctttgcaattttaaatttcattgaatttagatttttttgaagatttatttacataggCAGGTAGTTGTTTCGTTTACTGGATTTGATTTTCGGTTtcagtatttgaatttttttgatgttttcaaatgttaaagGTGCTCCTAAATTTGACtagcaattttaatttttttcttagaatgcgaagttattcaaaaattgagaatttctCATTTAATagcttttcgattttttgttaagcaatcaattttttactatatttttttttggttgttgattttttaaaatttaaatagatattttttgtattacctttcattttaaataaagattttctttatagttttctttttttgaaattttttttagatgtttaaattgaaattttgattttttaatgtcgttatatttattttttaaaagatttattttatagatggtttaattttcagttttaaaaattctggtagggtttttgtattacttttatttcaattatatttcatttaatttaactttttaccaattttgtctCCAAGTTTGTGATTTCTGCTCCAAACTAaacgtttcgaaaaaaaaaggattccgTGATTCACGCTTCAATTCCATCGCCGCAATGTTTGTTCCAAAACCCCTCGATGTGTTAATGGAGCAGCTTTTATCCGGCGATGATGGCTGAAATGGAAAGGATTTTGTGGGCACTTTTCCTCAGTCAGTCACACAGTCAATGTTTGCACTAGTTTTACTTTTCGTGACAATACTGTCACGAAATAACTGTAACCCCAATGAAGCGAGGCTAGCAGGGAATCGTCTCTCGCTAAATGAGTTGGTTGGAAATTGCTCGAATTAGTGACACGGGAGATGGTGGTAGTTTTCCTACTAATGGAAAGTAAAGAGATGTGTTTAAACAATTTACTCAAATTAATGTTGAAAGTTggtgtaaaaaaattgataaaaattgcttattttttttaattcttttaccCTCATACGAAGCTTTTGTGAAACTACAACACAACTATCAAACAAAAATACTGCTCTTCaaaaacaaaaccgaaaaaaaggATTGGCCTAGCTAGACCAGACAGCCGAAGCACTATAATTTAGAGCTAGGGGGTGAagttaaaaattatgataaataacACCAGTCTGTACAAGCGGGATTTGTTGATTTGGCGAAAATCACCTTGCTACtggtttttttctctcatagaatttttttcagttttccatTTGGGTTTCTGTCCTCAATAAACTAGCAGAGGTGGGGAATGAAAACTCGCGAACTATACAAGAATATATAGACACTTGGGCAGGATATAAACTTCCGAGCAAGAGTGTGTATTCTTCCACCACAGAGTTGATAACGAGCTGCTGAAACGTGCAATTTTCACTTCCGGTTTGTGGAAGGTGGAGGAAAGAGGCCATTTTGGAGGAGCGAGCCCCTTCATCAAAgtggtcttttggttgaaggaTTTTGACTTCCCAATTTCATCGTTGAAAATAGTGGTAAAAACCTACTCTGAGGGAAAGACCGCGATCtataagaaattttataacCGTTTGAATCCAACGCCAATATTGGCAGTGGCAGTGGGTTCATTGTGGGCAAGGATTCTGGTAAACCTGGCTTAGAACGTTGTTATAACCTTACTGCATAATGCAAGTGTTCGGGATGCTTCTCGCAGACTAACTTGGAGGAAGGTAAAATTATCTTTCAAGTGTGCAGGTACAGTGCTTCAAACATTTATAGACAgcttctgatttttattttatgtcaaaatgatgaaatttttgttacgACAACTCTGGCTTTCTCACTAACAGGAGCAGATTCTTGCCAATCGTGATATATTTCACCAAACTTATTACAACTACACACTTTAATCTGACTTTCTTGACATTATCTTCATACTTTTTCACCACTCACGCCGTAGTAATTAGGTCGGaagaaatatcaatttcttcttttgccaACCCCACCcccaacttgaattttttttacaagccCGAAGGGGAAAATATATCaagtttgaagttttataaGGATATTTCGATGATTCAATCGAAAAATCAAACCTaaagttttttctcttttttctaatttttgatgaaaaattaactgattatcaaggaatatttaaataaggtagtgtcgagagccatattggatttttctgtgacgtcacaaaaacgattgtatcgataattta is a window encoding:
- the LOC129759999 gene encoding uncharacterized protein LOC129759999 isoform X2; translated protein: MEAAERLDQLTTTTSTGAVIRKKRQFMATRSYSRLDDEVLSSSSSQCSPICMSIADDERCCSVAPMKMRAKQNDNVMNSNNQRRPKALVMAASRCCSRSAGSRLGHRLSTVWRAAVTMLTMLALLHGTRPSPVDAGKDPAEVPCFGLG
- the LOC129759999 gene encoding uncharacterized protein LOC129759999 isoform X1, whose protein sequence is MEAAERLDQLTTTTSTGAVIRKKRQFMATRSYSRLDDEVLSSSSSQCSPICMSIADDERCCSVAPMKMRAKQNDNVMNSNNQRRPKALVMAASRCCSRSAGSRLGHRLSTVWRAAVTMLTMLALLHGTRPSPVDAGKLQKYFSETNFSSKQN